One Natrinema marinum genomic window carries:
- the gdhB gene encoding glutamate dehydrogenase GdhB has product MTTTPPAAESEATDEPDSALTTARRQLERAAAHVDVDPGVVERLKYPTRVEQVSVPLEREDGSVEVFTGYRAQHDDVRGPYKGGLRYHPDVNAEECTGLSMWMTWKCAVMDLPFGGGKGGVAVDPKGLTDDETERLTRRFAEELRDAVGPTKDVPAPDMGTDAQTMAWFMDAYSMQQGETIPGVVTGKPPVIGGSYGREEAPGRSTAIAAREAVSYYDRDLSETTVAVQGFGSVGANAARLLEDWGATVVAVSDVNGAIYDPDGLETHAVPTHEEEPEAVLAHDAPETLSNEEVLELDVDVLIPAAVGNVITADNADAIRADIVVEGANGPTTFAADAILEERDVPVIPDILANAGGVTVSYFEWLQDINRRQWSLERVNEELEDHMLDAWNDVRAEVDDQGLTWRDAAYVVALSRIAEAKATRGLWP; this is encoded by the coding sequence ATGACGACAACACCACCTGCGGCCGAATCCGAGGCGACGGACGAACCCGACTCAGCGCTGACTACCGCCCGCCGACAGCTCGAGCGCGCGGCGGCTCACGTCGACGTCGATCCCGGCGTCGTCGAGCGCCTGAAGTACCCGACGCGGGTCGAGCAGGTGTCGGTCCCGCTCGAGCGCGAGGACGGCTCCGTCGAGGTCTTCACCGGCTACCGCGCCCAGCACGACGACGTGCGCGGCCCCTACAAGGGCGGCCTGCGCTACCATCCCGACGTGAACGCCGAAGAGTGTACCGGCCTCTCGATGTGGATGACCTGGAAGTGCGCCGTGATGGACCTCCCCTTCGGCGGCGGGAAAGGCGGCGTCGCCGTCGATCCGAAGGGGTTGACCGACGACGAGACCGAGCGGCTCACTCGCCGCTTCGCCGAGGAACTGCGCGACGCCGTCGGGCCGACGAAAGACGTGCCCGCACCCGACATGGGCACCGACGCCCAGACGATGGCCTGGTTCATGGACGCCTACTCGATGCAACAGGGCGAGACCATCCCCGGCGTCGTCACTGGTAAACCGCCGGTCATCGGCGGCTCCTACGGCCGCGAGGAGGCCCCCGGCCGCTCGACCGCGATCGCCGCCCGCGAGGCCGTCAGCTACTACGACCGCGATCTCAGCGAGACGACCGTCGCCGTCCAGGGCTTCGGCAGCGTCGGTGCCAACGCCGCCCGCCTGCTCGAGGACTGGGGTGCGACCGTCGTCGCCGTCAGCGACGTCAACGGCGCGATCTACGACCCCGACGGCCTCGAGACGCACGCGGTGCCGACCCACGAAGAGGAGCCGGAGGCGGTACTCGCCCACGACGCGCCGGAGACGCTGTCCAACGAGGAAGTCCTCGAACTCGATGTCGACGTGCTGATCCCGGCAGCAGTCGGTAACGTCATCACAGCTGACAACGCCGACGCCATCCGGGCCGATATCGTCGTCGAGGGCGCGAACGGCCCGACGACGTTCGCCGCCGACGCCATCCTCGAGGAGCGCGACGTGCCGGTGATCCCGGACATCCTCGCGAACGCCGGCGGCGTCACGGTCTCGTACTTCGAGTGGCTGCAGGACATCAACCGCCGGCAGTGGTCCCTCGAGCGCGTCAACGAGGAGCTCGAAGACCACATGCTCGACGCCTGGAACGACGTTCGCGCCGAGGTCGACGACCAAGGACTGACCTGGCGCGACGCGGCGTACGTGGTGGCGCTCTCCCGAATCGCGGAGGCGAAGGCGACCCGCGGCCTCTGGCCGTAG
- a CDS encoding CDP-2,3-bis-(O-geranylgeranyl)-sn-glycerol synthase, whose translation MAVLETIAIAFWAMLPAYVPNNAAVLAGGGRPIDGGRTWGDRRVLGDGKTWRGTAMGIVAGLALAAVLTVIEPSVGDVLGFALPEFTPLAALGLAGGAMLGDILASFLKRRSGRQRGAMFPGLDQLDFVVVSLPLVALLDFEWFTEWFTLEVLFVVVVLTPILHVTTNVIAYKLGLKNEPW comes from the coding sequence ATGGCAGTACTCGAGACTATCGCGATCGCGTTCTGGGCGATGTTGCCCGCCTACGTCCCCAACAACGCCGCGGTGCTGGCCGGTGGCGGCCGGCCGATCGACGGCGGCCGGACGTGGGGCGACAGACGGGTGCTCGGCGACGGGAAAACGTGGCGCGGAACGGCGATGGGAATCGTCGCGGGCCTCGCGCTCGCGGCCGTCCTCACCGTCATCGAGCCGTCCGTCGGCGACGTACTCGGCTTCGCGCTCCCCGAATTCACGCCGCTCGCGGCGCTCGGCCTCGCCGGCGGCGCGATGCTCGGCGACATCCTCGCTTCCTTCCTCAAGCGCCGCTCGGGCCGCCAGCGCGGCGCGATGTTCCCTGGTCTCGACCAGCTCGATTTCGTCGTCGTCTCCCTCCCGCTGGTCGCCCTGCTCGACTTCGAGTGGTTCACCGAGTGGTTCACGCTCGAGGTGCTCTTCGTCGTCGTCGTGCTCACGCCGATCCTCCACGTGACGACGAACGTGATCGCGTACAAACTCGGGCTGAAAAACGAGCCGTGGTAG
- a CDS encoding amidohydrolase, whose product MPEPIQERLETVRRSFHRHPEPAWREFFTTTQLVAEIQEIGVDELAVGPDAYDPDDRMAVPDEDLEPWRERARERGADEDLLAKLEGGTTGAVAVLERGEGPAIGLRVDIDGLFIEESTDGEHVPAAEEFRSEIDGTMHACGHDAHMTWGLAALERIAESDFSGRLVVFFQPAEETGGGGCPMAKSEYADELDYLLAIHVGLDHPTGEVVAGIEKPLAMAHVDATIEGTSAHAGKAPNEGDNAMHAMGTAIENAYGIPRHSDGMTRVNIGKAEAGTASNVIAEEAHMEAEARGETTELMEYMKRRLERTVKSAARMHGCEAAVDVVSESPRADSDPEMQEIVSEVAGGVDGIERVLPAADFGASEDATFLMERVQEDGGLATYMIVGTDHPTSHHTPTFDVDERSLEHGVDVLVETIHELERRHPVSRAGSENDE is encoded by the coding sequence ATGCCCGAACCGATACAGGAGCGACTCGAGACGGTTCGTCGCAGCTTCCACCGCCACCCCGAGCCCGCGTGGCGCGAGTTCTTCACCACGACACAGCTCGTCGCGGAGATTCAGGAGATCGGCGTCGACGAGCTGGCCGTCGGCCCGGACGCCTACGATCCCGACGACCGGATGGCCGTCCCCGACGAGGACCTCGAGCCGTGGCGCGAGCGCGCCCGCGAGCGCGGCGCGGACGAGGACCTGCTGGCGAAACTCGAAGGCGGCACCACCGGCGCGGTCGCGGTGCTCGAGCGCGGCGAGGGACCGGCGATCGGCCTGCGCGTCGATATCGACGGCCTGTTCATCGAGGAATCGACCGACGGAGAGCACGTCCCCGCCGCGGAGGAGTTCCGCTCGGAGATCGACGGGACGATGCACGCCTGCGGCCACGACGCCCACATGACGTGGGGACTGGCCGCGCTCGAGCGAATCGCCGAGAGCGACTTCTCGGGACGATTGGTCGTCTTTTTCCAGCCCGCCGAGGAGACGGGCGGCGGCGGCTGTCCGATGGCGAAAAGCGAGTACGCGGACGAGCTGGACTACCTGCTGGCGATCCACGTCGGGCTGGACCACCCGACCGGCGAAGTCGTCGCGGGGATCGAGAAACCCCTGGCGATGGCCCACGTCGACGCGACGATCGAGGGCACCTCCGCACACGCCGGGAAGGCGCCGAACGAGGGCGACAACGCCATGCACGCCATGGGTACTGCGATCGAGAACGCCTACGGCATCCCCCGCCACAGCGACGGGATGACCCGCGTGAACATCGGGAAAGCTGAGGCCGGGACCGCGAGCAACGTCATCGCCGAGGAGGCACACATGGAGGCCGAGGCCCGCGGGGAGACCACCGAACTGATGGAGTACATGAAACGCCGGCTCGAGCGCACCGTGAAATCCGCGGCGCGGATGCACGGCTGCGAGGCCGCGGTCGACGTGGTCAGCGAGTCGCCGCGTGCCGACAGCGACCCGGAGATGCAGGAGATCGTGAGCGAGGTCGCCGGCGGCGTCGACGGGATCGAGCGCGTGCTGCCGGCCGCGGACTTCGGTGCGAGCGAGGACGCCACCTTCCTCATGGAGCGCGTCCAGGAAGACGGCGGGCTGGCGACGTACATGATCGTCGGGACGGATCACCCGACGAGCCACCACACGCCCACGTTCGACGTCGACGAGCGCAGCCTCGAGCACGGGGTCGACGTGCTCGTCGAGACGATTCACGAACTCGAGCGGCGCCACCCAGTTTCGCGCGCGGGCAGTGAGAACGACGAATGA
- a CDS encoding M24 family metallopeptidase, translated as MPREHIFDEAEYERRVDRTKARLREEDLDAIVVADPANMNYLTGYDGWSFYVHQAVVVTPDRDEPVWIGRGMDANGARATTHLGEDSIRAYSDDHVHSPHDLHPMDYVAGVLEELEVADGRIGLEMDASYFTAKSYTRLQQNLPEAEFEDATLLVGWVRIKKSEQELEYMREAARISENAMRAGLDVIEEGVPEYEAAAAIYEQLVTGTEDYGGDYPSIVPLMPSGDHTGTPHLTWTDRPFEDGDPVIIELSGCRHRYHSPLARTTFVGDPPDELQETADIVVEGIEAALDTVEPGVTCEEVETAWRETIAQYGLEKEDRIGYSMGLGYPPDWGEHTASLRPGDETVLEEDMTFHMIPGIWTDEIGMEISETFHVTDSGAETLADFPRKLFTA; from the coding sequence ATGCCACGAGAGCATATTTTCGACGAGGCCGAGTACGAGCGACGGGTCGATCGGACCAAAGCGCGACTGCGCGAGGAGGACCTCGACGCGATCGTCGTCGCCGACCCGGCGAACATGAACTACCTGACGGGGTACGACGGCTGGTCGTTTTACGTCCATCAGGCCGTCGTCGTCACGCCCGACCGGGACGAACCCGTCTGGATCGGCCGCGGGATGGACGCCAACGGCGCGCGGGCGACGACCCACCTCGGCGAGGACAGCATCCGCGCGTACAGCGACGACCACGTCCACTCGCCCCACGACCTCCACCCGATGGACTACGTCGCGGGCGTGCTCGAGGAACTCGAGGTGGCCGACGGCCGGATCGGCCTCGAGATGGACGCCTCTTACTTCACGGCCAAATCGTACACGCGGCTCCAGCAGAACCTCCCCGAGGCCGAGTTCGAGGACGCGACGCTGCTGGTCGGCTGGGTCCGCATCAAGAAGTCCGAACAGGAACTCGAGTACATGCGCGAGGCGGCCCGGATCTCCGAGAACGCGATGCGGGCGGGGCTCGACGTCATCGAAGAGGGCGTGCCGGAGTACGAGGCCGCGGCCGCGATCTACGAGCAACTCGTCACGGGCACCGAAGACTACGGCGGCGACTACCCGTCGATCGTCCCGCTGATGCCCTCGGGCGATCACACCGGCACGCCGCACCTGACCTGGACCGATCGGCCGTTCGAGGACGGCGATCCGGTCATCATCGAACTCTCCGGCTGTCGCCACCGGTATCACTCCCCGCTCGCTCGCACGACGTTCGTCGGGGATCCGCCTGACGAACTCCAGGAGACCGCCGACATCGTCGTCGAGGGGATCGAGGCCGCACTCGACACGGTCGAGCCCGGCGTCACCTGCGAGGAGGTCGAGACGGCCTGGCGCGAGACCATCGCGCAGTACGGCCTCGAGAAGGAGGACCGTATCGGCTACTCGATGGGGCTGGGCTACCCGCCGGACTGGGGCGAGCACACCGCGAGCCTGCGCCCGGGCGACGAGACGGTCCTCGAGGAGGACATGACCTTCCACATGATCCCGGGCATCTGGACGGACGAGATCGGCATGGAGATAAGCGAGACGTTCCACGTTACCGATAGCGGTGCAGAGACGCTGGCTGACTTCCCGCGAAAACTGTTCACTGCATAA
- a CDS encoding FAD-binding and (Fe-S)-binding domain-containing protein: protein MATEDHRSTTDHSDQTASPDETDLGSPSERRADDPAADSRAEYDYVGGDIARPELVSALRERIDGEVRFDEYSRRLYATDASAYEVTPVGVVLPRSTADVANVVAYCAENGIPVLPRGGGTSLAGQAVNEAVVLDFTAHMGDAVEVAPDVRRATVQAGAVLADVNDALEPHGLKFAPDPAAGNRSTVGGAIGNNSTGAHSLQYGKTDAYVEAVEVVLADGSVERFGEVTVGDLRERADPDGVLLERIYEALRRVIDEEADAIAEVYPQLKRNVSGYNLDRLVGEAYGEPDAFDENTEETVEIDGEPDPDATVNLARVFAGSEGTLGVITEATVSLEPIPETTAVALLTYEDLLEAMADVDTIVRTHDPAAVEAIDDVLLDLARDTEEFADVAANLPAGTETALLVEFYGESEEDARRKVEAMLADRLPDSSAPESDGGTGMAGSDADSDGGATADESATGSDPVRAFDALEAYDPADRAELWKLRKSAAPILLSRTSDAKHISFIEDTAVPTEHLADYVDDFQDVLEEQDTFASFYAHAGPGCMHMRPLVDTKSPAGLNQFEAISDAVTDLVVRYDGSVSGEHGDGRARTQWNRKLYGDAVWSLFRDLKTAFDPDWLLNPGNVCGDHDMTEHLRFSPDYEFEAGFEPALHWENDNGFQGMVELCHGCGGCRGSQETTGGVMCPTYRAAEEESLSTRGRANMLRGAMNGELDAEHTDPEFLAEVMDLCIGCKGCARDCPSEVDMAKLKAEVEHANHQENGATLRDRLFANVDRLNAVGSALAPLSNRAASLPGAGTIAEKTVGIARERDLPAFASQSFEDWFEARGGSRIPLEEASRKALLFPDTYTNYNHPRAGKAAVQVLETAGVRVEIPDGVTSTGRPAHSKGFLDKSRERARTNVEALAPRIEDGWEVVLVEPSDAVMFQSDYLDLLSGRDAERVAANTYGVMEYVDRFDLAAGLPTAAPDERLTYHGHCHQKATKKDGHAAAVLRTTGYAVDALDSGCCGMAGSFGYEAEHYSLSRTIGEILFEQVDDSDGETVVAPGASCRSQLSSREGADEPPHPIEKVAAALSR from the coding sequence ATGGCGACGGAAGACCACCGATCCACGACCGATCACAGCGACCAGACCGCGAGCCCCGACGAGACCGACCTCGGGTCGCCGTCGGAACGGCGGGCGGACGATCCGGCGGCCGACTCGCGGGCCGAGTACGACTACGTGGGTGGCGATATCGCCCGTCCCGAACTCGTCTCGGCCCTGCGAGAGCGAATCGACGGCGAGGTTCGATTCGACGAGTACAGCCGACGACTGTACGCGACCGACGCCAGCGCCTACGAGGTGACGCCGGTCGGCGTCGTCCTCCCGCGCTCGACGGCGGACGTCGCGAACGTCGTCGCGTACTGCGCCGAAAATGGCATCCCGGTCCTCCCCCGCGGCGGCGGGACGAGCCTCGCGGGACAGGCGGTCAACGAGGCCGTCGTCCTCGATTTCACCGCCCACATGGGCGACGCCGTCGAGGTCGCGCCAGACGTGCGCCGGGCGACCGTCCAGGCGGGGGCCGTCCTCGCGGACGTAAACGACGCGCTCGAGCCCCACGGCCTGAAGTTCGCGCCCGACCCCGCGGCGGGCAATCGCAGCACGGTCGGCGGCGCGATCGGCAACAACTCGACGGGAGCGCACTCGCTGCAGTACGGTAAGACCGACGCCTACGTCGAGGCGGTCGAGGTCGTCCTCGCCGACGGCTCCGTCGAGCGCTTCGGCGAGGTGACGGTCGGCGACCTCCGGGAGCGGGCCGATCCGGACGGCGTCCTCCTCGAGCGGATCTACGAGGCGCTGCGACGGGTTATCGACGAGGAGGCCGACGCGATCGCCGAGGTCTACCCGCAACTGAAGCGCAACGTCTCCGGCTACAACCTCGATCGGCTCGTCGGCGAGGCCTACGGGGAGCCCGACGCCTTCGACGAGAACACCGAGGAGACGGTCGAGATCGACGGCGAGCCCGATCCTGACGCGACGGTCAACCTCGCCCGCGTCTTCGCCGGCAGCGAGGGCACGCTGGGCGTGATCACCGAAGCCACCGTCTCGCTCGAGCCGATCCCCGAAACCACGGCCGTCGCCTTGCTCACCTACGAAGATCTGCTCGAGGCGATGGCCGACGTGGATACCATCGTCCGGACCCACGACCCGGCGGCCGTCGAAGCGATCGACGACGTGTTGCTCGACCTCGCCCGCGACACCGAGGAGTTCGCCGACGTGGCCGCGAACCTCCCCGCGGGGACCGAGACGGCGCTGTTGGTCGAGTTCTACGGCGAGAGCGAGGAAGACGCCCGGCGGAAAGTCGAAGCGATGCTCGCGGATCGGTTGCCCGACTCGAGCGCGCCGGAATCCGATGGTGGGACCGGTATGGCCGGTTCCGACGCCGACTCGGACGGCGGCGCGACCGCGGACGAGTCGGCCACCGGGTCGGACCCCGTCCGCGCGTTCGACGCCCTCGAGGCCTACGACCCCGCCGACCGCGCCGAACTCTGGAAGCTCCGCAAGAGCGCGGCTCCCATCTTGCTCTCGCGGACCTCCGACGCCAAGCACATTTCCTTCATCGAGGACACGGCCGTCCCGACCGAGCACCTCGCGGACTACGTTGACGACTTTCAGGACGTACTCGAGGAGCAGGACACGTTCGCAAGCTTCTACGCCCACGCGGGACCGGGCTGTATGCACATGCGGCCGCTGGTCGACACCAAGAGCCCGGCCGGGCTGAACCAGTTCGAGGCCATCTCGGACGCCGTCACCGATCTCGTCGTCCGGTACGACGGCTCGGTCTCGGGCGAACACGGCGACGGCCGCGCCCGCACCCAGTGGAACCGCAAGCTCTACGGCGACGCGGTCTGGTCGCTCTTTCGCGACCTGAAGACGGCGTTCGACCCCGACTGGCTGCTCAATCCGGGGAACGTCTGCGGCGATCACGACATGACCGAACACCTGCGGTTCTCGCCGGACTACGAGTTCGAGGCCGGCTTCGAGCCCGCGCTGCACTGGGAGAACGACAACGGCTTCCAGGGCATGGTCGAGCTCTGTCACGGCTGTGGCGGCTGTCGGGGCTCCCAGGAGACGACCGGCGGCGTGATGTGTCCGACCTATCGGGCGGCCGAAGAGGAGAGCCTGAGCACCCGCGGGCGCGCGAACATGCTCCGCGGGGCGATGAACGGCGAACTCGACGCGGAGCACACCGACCCCGAGTTCTTAGCCGAGGTGATGGACCTCTGTATCGGCTGCAAGGGCTGTGCGCGGGACTGCCCGAGCGAGGTCGACATGGCGAAGCTCAAAGCCGAGGTCGAACACGCGAACCACCAGGAGAACGGCGCGACCCTCCGCGATCGCCTCTTCGCGAACGTCGACCGACTCAACGCCGTCGGCTCCGCGCTCGCGCCGCTCTCGAACCGGGCCGCCTCCCTGCCCGGCGCGGGCACGATCGCGGAGAAGACCGTCGGTATCGCTCGCGAGCGCGACCTGCCGGCCTTCGCGAGCCAGAGCTTCGAGGACTGGTTCGAGGCCCGCGGCGGCTCCCGAATCCCGCTCGAGGAGGCCTCCCGAAAGGCCCTACTCTTTCCCGACACGTACACGAACTACAACCACCCGCGGGCGGGCAAGGCGGCCGTGCAGGTGCTCGAGACGGCCGGCGTCCGCGTCGAGATCCCCGACGGCGTGACCTCGACGGGGCGGCCGGCGCACTCGAAGGGCTTCCTCGACAAGTCGCGCGAGCGGGCGCGGACGAACGTCGAGGCGCTCGCACCGCGAATCGAAGACGGCTGGGAGGTCGTCCTCGTCGAGCCCTCCGATGCGGTCATGTTCCAGTCGGACTACCTCGACCTGCTCTCGGGGCGCGACGCCGAGCGGGTCGCGGCGAACACGTACGGCGTCATGGAGTACGTAGACCGGTTCGACCTGGCGGCCGGGCTGCCGACCGCCGCGCCCGACGAGCGGCTGACCTACCACGGTCACTGCCACCAGAAGGCGACGAAGAAAGACGGCCACGCGGCCGCCGTCTTGCGGACGACCGGCTACGCCGTCGACGCGCTCGATTCGGGCTGCTGTGGCATGGCCGGCTCCTTCGGCTACGAGGCCGAACACTACTCGCTGAGCCGGACGATCGGCGAGATCCTCTTCGAGCAGGTCGACGACAGCGACGGCGAGACGGTCGTCGCGCCCGGGGCGTCGTGTCGGTCGCAGCTCTCGAGTCGCGAGGGAGCCGACGAGCCGCCGCATCCGATCGAGAAAGTCGCGGCCGCGCTCTCGCGATAA
- a CDS encoding NAD(P)-dependent oxidoreductase: MSTNPDVVVLREGTEGLSMESYAETLRERLPEYTVALARTPKEERELVPQARVVTGISIDEDLLERADRLELFACTFAGTDHVPMDALADHGVAVTNAGGIHAPGIAEQSIGNMLVFARRLHEGWRRKANDEWRHFQSFEFTDSTVTIVGLGSIGQEIAQRLEGFEVETIGVRYTPAKGGPTDEVLGFEEDDIHEAFSRSDYVVLACPLNDLTRGLVGEAELATLPPNAVVVNAARGGIVDTDALVSALQFEGIRGAALDVTDPEPLPADHPLWDLENCLITPHTGGHTPKHWDRLADIVAHNVEALETGGELENAVYRPES; this comes from the coding sequence ATGAGCACGAACCCAGACGTCGTCGTTTTGCGAGAGGGAACGGAAGGGCTGTCGATGGAATCGTACGCCGAAACCCTGCGCGAGCGGCTGCCCGAATACACTGTCGCGCTCGCGCGGACGCCGAAAGAGGAACGCGAACTCGTCCCGCAGGCGCGGGTCGTGACGGGAATCTCGATCGACGAAGACCTGCTCGAGCGCGCCGATCGGCTCGAGCTGTTCGCGTGTACCTTCGCCGGTACCGATCACGTCCCGATGGACGCGCTGGCGGACCACGGCGTCGCCGTCACCAACGCCGGCGGGATCCACGCCCCTGGCATCGCCGAGCAGTCCATCGGCAACATGCTCGTCTTCGCGCGCCGACTCCACGAGGGCTGGCGGCGCAAGGCGAACGACGAGTGGCGCCACTTCCAGTCGTTCGAGTTCACCGACAGCACGGTCACGATCGTCGGCCTCGGCTCGATCGGCCAGGAGATTGCCCAACGACTCGAGGGGTTCGAGGTCGAGACGATCGGGGTCCGCTACACGCCCGCGAAGGGCGGCCCGACCGACGAGGTGCTCGGCTTCGAGGAGGACGATATCCACGAGGCCTTCTCCCGAAGCGACTACGTCGTCCTCGCCTGTCCGCTCAACGACCTGACCCGCGGACTGGTCGGCGAGGCGGAACTGGCGACGCTCCCGCCGAACGCGGTGGTCGTCAACGCGGCCCGCGGCGGCATCGTCGACACCGACGCGCTCGTCTCCGCGCTGCAGTTCGAGGGGATTCGAGGTGCCGCGCTCGACGTGACCGATCCCGAGCCGCTGCCGGCCGACCACCCGCTCTGGGACCTCGAGAACTGTCTGATCACGCCCCACACGGGTGGCCACACGCCGAAACACTGGGACCGGCTGGCCGACATCGTGGCGCACAACGTCGAGGCCCTCGAGACCGGCGGCGAACTGGAGAACGCCGTCTACCGACCCGAGAGCTAA
- a CDS encoding alpha/beta hydrolase: protein MTPSRADEPHPDVQAFLELYESLDTPEFSEITPQEARRNFEKMRVTEEPDIELPSVEDHTIDGPHGDLAVRSYDPGTEGEDRPLILYFHGGGWVVGSIDTHDGVCRKLAEDTGYPVVSVDYGLAPEHPFPEGLQGCYAALEWAAAEADALNADPDTIVVGGDSAGGGLAAGLSLLARDRGGPEIAYQLLIYPSVGDATVTEAYEQNSEGYFLTEEDMEWFRSHLYDSEIDLGNVYALPLRANDLSGLPPATIITAGFDPLRDIGATYADRLADAGVPVEYHNYDDMIHGFFSMISDPMDLDRAHEAHAAAVEDMEATLE from the coding sequence ATGACACCATCCAGAGCGGACGAACCCCATCCGGACGTACAGGCGTTTCTCGAGCTCTACGAGTCGCTGGATACGCCGGAGTTCAGCGAGATCACACCCCAGGAAGCCCGGCGGAACTTCGAGAAGATGCGCGTCACCGAAGAGCCCGATATCGAACTTCCGTCCGTCGAGGACCACACTATCGACGGGCCACACGGCGACCTCGCGGTCCGGAGCTACGATCCCGGTACCGAGGGCGAGGACCGGCCGCTGATTCTGTACTTCCACGGGGGTGGGTGGGTTGTCGGGAGCATCGATACGCACGACGGCGTCTGCCGGAAGCTGGCCGAGGACACCGGCTATCCCGTCGTCAGCGTCGACTACGGGCTCGCACCGGAACACCCCTTCCCCGAGGGCTTGCAGGGCTGTTATGCCGCCCTCGAGTGGGCCGCCGCGGAGGCCGACGCGCTGAACGCGGACCCCGACACGATCGTCGTCGGTGGCGACAGCGCCGGCGGCGGTCTCGCGGCGGGGCTGTCGCTGCTCGCCCGGGACCGGGGCGGCCCCGAAATCGCCTATCAGCTACTGATCTACCCCAGCGTCGGCGACGCGACGGTGACCGAGGCCTACGAGCAGAACAGCGAGGGCTACTTCCTCACGGAAGAGGACATGGAGTGGTTCCGCAGCCACCTCTACGACTCCGAGATCGACCTCGGAAACGTCTACGCGCTGCCACTTCGCGCGAACGATCTCTCCGGACTCCCGCCCGCGACGATCATCACCGCCGGCTTCGATCCACTTCGGGACATCGGTGCGACGTACGCAGACCGACTCGCGGACGCCGGCGTCCCCGTCGAGTATCACAACTACGACGACATGATCCACGGCTTCTTCAGCATGATCTCGGATCCGATGGATCTGGATCGCGCCCACGAGGCCCACGCCGCTGCCGTCGAAGACATGGAAGCGACGCTCGAGTGA
- a CDS encoding DUF502 domain-containing protein — translation MSTWKREFASGLIVVGPILVTLYVIYRLYAIVTGLTPVSVVDAAALRGWIDHGPTRELVARVLHIAVSLSFFALVTIVVGSLTRTTVGDLFSDGIDGIVNRLPGLRVVYNASKVAAETTLGDEQALQEPVKVTSWDNKQMTAFKTGHLTPDGREVLFIPTAPNISSGFVVEADPERITETDETIEEALARVLSGGFGDSGKGPSTTPFATSGTRGADDE, via the coding sequence ATGTCGACGTGGAAGCGGGAGTTCGCGAGCGGGCTGATCGTCGTCGGTCCGATCCTCGTCACGCTGTACGTGATCTACCGGCTCTACGCGATCGTCACCGGTCTCACGCCGGTGTCCGTGGTCGACGCGGCCGCGTTGCGGGGCTGGATCGATCACGGGCCGACCCGCGAACTCGTCGCCCGCGTCCTCCACATCGCCGTCTCGCTGTCGTTTTTCGCGCTGGTGACGATCGTCGTCGGCTCGCTGACCCGGACGACGGTCGGCGACCTCTTCTCGGACGGTATCGACGGCATCGTCAACCGCCTCCCCGGACTGCGCGTCGTCTACAACGCGTCCAAAGTCGCCGCCGAGACCACGCTCGGCGATGAGCAGGCGCTGCAGGAGCCGGTCAAGGTCACGAGCTGGGACAACAAACAGATGACCGCGTTCAAGACCGGCCATCTCACCCCCGACGGGAGGGAGGTGCTGTTCATCCCGACGGCACCGAACATCTCCTCGGGGTTCGTCGTCGAGGCCGATCCAGAGCGCATCACCGAGACCGACGAGACCATCGAAGAGGCGCTGGCCAGAGTCCTCAGCGGCGGTTTCGGCGACAGCGGCAAGGGGCCGAGCACGACGCCGTTCGCCACGTCCGGGACTCGAGGAGCCGACGACGAGTAA